One window of Candidatus Komeilibacteria bacterium CG_4_10_14_0_2_um_filter_37_10 genomic DNA carries:
- a CDS encoding hydrolase TatD has product MLIDSHAHLDFEAYASDRSVVIDRCLALGMKVINVGSELATSKLAVTLAEQYDSFYACIGLHPIHVFDEEFISADYQELIKQHKRIVAIGETGCDYFYLKEKSKTIEEIKIKQKEVFVQHIKLAQSNNLPLMLHGRNGQDQPQAYQDIINTLREYDCHVGLIHCFGGNQDEAQQFLEQGFHLGFTGIVTFTKKAEQLQYLAKTIPLDKMIIETDSPYLTPEPYRGERNEPIRVAEVARKVASLRGMGYDELVEQVAHNSFKLFKL; this is encoded by the coding sequence ATGCTTATTGACTCTCATGCCCATCTGGACTTTGAGGCTTATGCCAGTGATCGATCAGTAGTGATTGATCGTTGTTTGGCTCTCGGGATGAAGGTAATTAATGTTGGCTCCGAGTTAGCAACTAGTAAGTTAGCAGTGACTTTGGCTGAGCAGTATGATTCTTTTTATGCTTGTATTGGCTTGCATCCAATTCATGTTTTTGACGAAGAATTTATCAGCGCTGATTATCAGGAGTTAATCAAACAGCACAAAAGAATTGTTGCTATTGGCGAAACAGGTTGTGATTATTTTTATCTAAAAGAAAAAAGTAAAACTATTGAGGAGATTAAAATTAAACAAAAAGAGGTTTTTGTTCAGCATATTAAATTAGCACAAAGTAATAATTTGCCACTAATGTTGCATGGTCGTAATGGTCAGGATCAGCCCCAAGCATATCAGGATATCATTAATACTTTGCGCGAGTATGATTGTCACGTTGGTTTGATTCACTGTTTCGGTGGTAATCAAGATGAAGCCCAACAATTTTTAGAGCAAGGCTTTCATCTTGGTTTTACGGGCATTGTTACTTTTACCAAGAAAGCAGAGCAACTGCAGTATTTAGCCAAAACCATACCCTTGGATAAAATGATTATTGAAACAGACAGTCCTTATTTAACCCCTGAACCTTATCGCGGTGAGCGCAATGAGCCGATCAGGGTTGCTGAGGTGGCACGAAAGGTTGCCTCTTTGCGGGGGATGGGATATGATGAATTAGTGGAGCAAGTAGCTCATAATTCCTTCAAATTATTTAAATTATAA